The following proteins come from a genomic window of Negativicoccus succinicivorans:
- the cdaA gene encoding diadenylate cyclase CdaA, protein MLLQLQALLSTMRILDIVDILVVAVILYQLYYLIRDTRAVSLLKGLVVLGAFTIVSNWMDLHVVNWLLEKSMTVLIVALPIVFQPELRKALERLGRGRFISRSSIVDDEERMRVIDEVVLACERMSEQKIGALIAFERAVRLAEYGDTGIYLDAVVSEELLGNIFIPNTPLHDGAVLIRENRVVAAGCLLPLTQDQNLSSALGTRHRAGIGLTEQGDALVVIVSEETGAISYAYGGHIYRHLDGDNLRHMLRNYLLKGNDSRLRFGEFFNWRKS, encoded by the coding sequence ATGTTACTACAGTTACAAGCGCTGCTTTCCACGATGCGGATTCTCGATATCGTCGATATCCTCGTGGTAGCGGTGATCCTATACCAGTTGTATTATTTGATCCGCGATACCCGCGCCGTCTCCCTCTTAAAAGGGTTGGTGGTGCTCGGCGCGTTTACGATCGTCAGCAACTGGATGGATCTGCACGTCGTGAATTGGTTGTTGGAAAAGTCGATGACGGTATTAATCGTCGCGTTGCCGATCGTGTTCCAGCCGGAATTGCGCAAAGCGCTCGAACGGCTCGGCCGCGGTCGCTTCATCAGCCGCTCGTCCATCGTCGATGATGAAGAACGGATGCGCGTGATCGATGAAGTGGTGCTCGCCTGCGAACGAATGAGTGAACAGAAGATCGGCGCGCTGATCGCTTTTGAACGGGCGGTACGTCTGGCGGAATACGGCGACACGGGCATTTATCTGGACGCGGTCGTGAGCGAGGAGTTGTTGGGCAATATTTTTATTCCCAATACGCCTTTGCATGACGGCGCCGTTTTAATTCGTGAAAATCGCGTGGTCGCGGCGGGTTGCCTGCTGCCGCTGACGCAGGATCAGAATTTATCGAGCGCGCTCGGGACGCGGCACCGCGCCGGCATCGGCCTGACGGAGCAGGGCGACGCGCTGGTCGTGATCGTCAGTGAAGAAACGGGAGCGATTTCCTACGCGTACGGCGGTCATATTTACCGCCATTTGGACGGCGACAATCTGCGCCATATGTTGCGCAATTACCTCCTCAAAGGAAACGACAGCCGCTTGCGTTTCGGCGAATTCTTTAACTGGAGGAAATCATGA
- a CDS encoding exodeoxyribonuclease III, whose amino-acid sequence MHYVSWNVNGLRAAMRKGFMERFDEFAADAICLQETKMQPHQLELDLPGYYQFWNSAVKKGYSGTAIFTKHEPLHVTYGIAIEEHDQEGRVITLEYPDHYLVTCYTPNSQRELARLDYRMTWEDAFRAYLLALNEEKPVVLCGDLNVAHKEIDLKNPKTNRRNAGFTDEERDMMTKLLDAGFTDSFRYLYPDAVDAYTWWSYFAKSRERNVGWRIDYFLVSDRLAPKIQEARIYPEVMGSDHCPVDIVLDLGR is encoded by the coding sequence ATGCATTACGTATCTTGGAATGTCAACGGTTTACGCGCGGCTATGCGTAAAGGTTTTATGGAACGATTCGATGAATTCGCCGCGGACGCGATTTGTCTGCAGGAAACGAAAATGCAGCCGCACCAATTGGAATTGGATTTGCCGGGCTACTATCAGTTTTGGAACAGCGCCGTCAAAAAAGGTTACAGCGGCACCGCTATTTTCACGAAACATGAACCGCTACATGTAACGTACGGGATCGCGATCGAAGAGCATGATCAGGAGGGGCGTGTGATTACGCTCGAATACCCGGATCATTACCTCGTCACCTGCTATACGCCGAACAGTCAGCGGGAGCTCGCGCGGCTCGACTACCGCATGACGTGGGAAGACGCGTTTCGCGCGTATTTGTTGGCGCTGAATGAGGAAAAGCCGGTCGTGTTATGCGGCGATTTAAATGTGGCGCATAAGGAAATCGATTTGAAAAATCCGAAGACGAATCGTCGCAACGCGGGTTTCACCGATGAAGAACGCGATATGATGACGAAGTTGCTGGATGCCGGCTTTACCGATTCGTTCCGTTACCTGTATCCGGACGCGGTGGACGCGTACACGTGGTGGAGTTATTTTGCGAAATCGCGCGAACGCAATGTCGGGTGGAGAATTGATTATTTCCTGGTGTCGGATCGTCTGGCGCCGAAGATTCAGGAAGCGCGGATTTATCCCGAAGTCATGGGAAGCGACCATTGCCCGGTGGATATCGTGTTGGATTTGGGTCGTTGA
- a CDS encoding ACT domain-containing protein — MKRVVITVLGADRVGIIAAVTKVLAEQKINVLSINQTILDGFFNMVLMGDMTDAELDMQTLQKQFAELGESMGLDIRAQLADVFYKMHRV, encoded by the coding sequence ATGAAACGGGTAGTGATAACGGTGCTCGGCGCGGATCGTGTCGGCATCATCGCGGCGGTCACCAAAGTGCTCGCCGAACAAAAGATCAATGTGTTGTCGATCAATCAGACCATTTTGGACGGTTTCTTTAACATGGTACTGATGGGCGACATGACGGATGCGGAATTGGATATGCAAACCTTGCAAAAACAGTTCGCGGAGCTCGGTGAAAGCATGGGGCTGGATATTCGCGCGCAACTCGCCGATGTGTTTTATAAAATGCACCGCGTGTAG
- the glmS gene encoding glutamine--fructose-6-phosphate transaminase (isomerizing), which yields MCGIVGYVGFQDAASFLIDGLRKLEYRGYDSAGIACYENGKIEIRKKVGGIANLESYLESHPIHGQIGIGHTRWATHGRPSDVNAHPHGDAENRFVVVHNGIIENFMELKRDLIAKGHVFVSETDTEVIAHLLADLHDGDFLSTVQKMLDVVDGSYSLAVMDRDEPDKLICTKKDNPLIVGLGDGENFIASDIPAIINETRDIYILNDGEIATVTADSVRVIDREGRPIDKKVHHVDWSAEAAEKGGYEHFMLKEINEQPKAIRDTMSMHVHKEDQSVYFDELGWTKDDLQQVNKILITACGTAYHAGLVAKYYIEQIARIPVEVDIASEYRYRDPLTDENTFCIVISQSGETSDTLAALKEAKRRGAKSLAVTNTVGSSIAREADAVVYTVAGPEISVASTKAYTTQLVALLLLAVYFGRINENLSREEEKAIVSALIEAPEKCHEIFENTEMIKTFAKHYGFAEDVFFIGRSIDYAVAMEGALKLKEISYIHAEAYAGGELKHGTLALVVQGTPIIAIVTQDHVREKMFSNIQEVSAREAIVIGIGYDDDAELDHFVKHAIRIPRTHRFVAPILSVIPLQLLAYYAAITRGTNVDKPRNLAKSVTVE from the coding sequence ATGTGCGGTATTGTCGGCTATGTGGGATTTCAGGATGCGGCGTCGTTTTTAATTGACGGTTTGCGTAAATTGGAATACCGCGGCTATGATTCGGCGGGGATCGCCTGCTATGAAAACGGGAAGATTGAGATTCGTAAAAAAGTAGGCGGCATCGCCAATTTGGAGTCCTACCTCGAATCGCACCCGATTCACGGGCAGATCGGCATCGGCCATACGCGTTGGGCGACGCACGGACGCCCGTCGGATGTCAACGCGCATCCGCACGGCGACGCGGAAAACCGTTTTGTCGTCGTACACAACGGCATTATTGAAAACTTCATGGAACTGAAACGCGACCTCATCGCCAAAGGGCATGTCTTTGTTTCCGAGACGGATACGGAAGTCATCGCGCATTTGCTGGCGGATTTGCATGACGGCGATTTTTTGTCGACGGTGCAAAAAATGTTGGACGTGGTGGACGGTTCCTATTCGCTGGCGGTGATGGACCGCGACGAACCGGACAAGCTGATCTGCACCAAGAAAGATAATCCGCTGATCGTCGGACTCGGCGACGGTGAAAATTTCATCGCGTCGGATATTCCCGCGATCATCAATGAAACGCGCGATATTTACATCTTAAATGACGGCGAAATCGCTACCGTGACGGCGGACAGCGTGCGCGTGATCGATCGGGAAGGCCGTCCGATTGATAAAAAAGTGCACCATGTGGACTGGTCGGCGGAAGCGGCGGAAAAAGGCGGCTACGAACACTTCATGTTGAAAGAAATCAACGAGCAGCCCAAAGCGATCCGCGACACGATGTCGATGCACGTTCATAAAGAGGATCAGTCGGTATATTTTGATGAACTCGGTTGGACGAAAGACGACCTGCAACAGGTCAATAAGATTTTAATTACGGCCTGCGGTACGGCGTACCACGCGGGACTCGTAGCGAAATATTACATCGAGCAGATCGCGCGCATTCCGGTCGAAGTGGATATCGCGTCGGAATACCGGTACCGCGATCCGTTGACGGACGAAAACACGTTCTGCATCGTAATCAGCCAATCGGGCGAAACGAGCGACACGCTGGCGGCGCTGAAAGAAGCGAAACGCCGCGGCGCGAAGAGCCTCGCCGTGACCAATACGGTGGGTTCGTCGATCGCGCGCGAAGCGGACGCGGTGGTGTATACGGTCGCCGGTCCGGAAATTTCGGTCGCGTCCACCAAAGCGTACACGACGCAGCTGGTGGCGTTGCTGTTGCTCGCGGTGTACTTCGGTCGCATCAACGAAAATCTGTCCCGCGAGGAAGAAAAAGCGATTGTTTCCGCGCTCATCGAGGCACCGGAAAAATGCCACGAAATTTTTGAAAATACGGAAATGATCAAGACGTTCGCCAAACATTACGGTTTCGCGGAAGATGTGTTCTTCATCGGCCGTTCGATCGACTACGCGGTCGCCATGGAAGGCGCGCTCAAGCTCAAAGAGATCTCCTACATTCACGCGGAGGCCTATGCCGGCGGCGAACTCAAGCACGGCACGTTAGCGCTGGTCGTGCAGGGCACGCCGATCATCGCGATCGTGACGCAGGATCACGTACGGGAAAAAATGTTCAGCAATATCCAGGAGGTCAGCGCGCGCGAAGCTATCGTGATCGGTATCGGTTATGACGACGACGCCGAACTCGATCATTTCGTGAAACACGCGATTCGCATTCCGCGCACGCATCGTTTCGTCGCGCCGATTTTATCCGTGATACCGTTGCAGTTGTTGGCGTACTACGCGGCCATTACGCGCGGCACGAATGTCGATAAACCGCGCAACCTCGCGAAATCCGTTACCGTCGAATAA
- the glmM gene encoding phosphoglucosamine mutase, whose protein sequence is MARLFGTDGVRGVVNETLTPELAFHLGRAAAVFFVRGDDACARPRFLIGFDTRISGTMLAAALAAGVCSAGGDVDIVGVIPTPGVAYLTRTGDYKAGVVISASHNPYPDNGIKFFDCDGFKLTDAAEDEIEAMLRGDALDNNARPTADAVGRIQLIPEAAQRYADYIAASAPCRLDGLKIIVDAAHGAASAVTPAVLRKLGAEVIAIASEPNGVNINSGVGSTHPELLRERVLAEGADAGVANDGDSDRCLLIDETGAVLDGDHILLLAAQQLKSQNKLKNDTVVATVMSNIGFKKALEKMGLKAVFTSVGDRYVLEEMRAHDYVLGGEQSGHVIFLDYNTTGDGVLTAVQTLAIMKQSGRKLSELAQLMTTYPQILRNVRVYDKESWQDNPFIMAAIGEAEDELGENGRVLVRASGTEPLLRVMAEGPDHDQLERIVTDICTIIQREIGSEE, encoded by the coding sequence ATGGCAAGATTATTTGGTACGGACGGTGTGCGCGGCGTCGTCAATGAGACATTGACACCGGAACTCGCGTTTCATTTGGGACGCGCGGCGGCCGTGTTTTTTGTCCGGGGAGATGACGCTTGCGCGCGCCCGCGTTTTCTGATCGGTTTCGACACCCGCATCTCGGGTACGATGCTTGCCGCGGCATTGGCGGCGGGCGTTTGCTCGGCGGGCGGCGATGTCGATATCGTCGGCGTCATTCCGACGCCGGGGGTCGCGTACCTGACGCGCACCGGCGATTACAAGGCGGGCGTTGTGATTTCCGCCTCGCACAATCCGTATCCCGATAACGGCATCAAATTTTTTGACTGTGACGGATTTAAATTGACGGACGCGGCGGAAGACGAAATTGAAGCTATGCTGCGCGGCGACGCGCTTGATAACAACGCGCGACCGACGGCGGATGCGGTCGGTCGTATTCAACTGATTCCGGAGGCGGCGCAACGCTATGCGGATTACATCGCGGCCTCGGCGCCTTGCCGTTTGGACGGTTTGAAAATCATTGTGGACGCGGCGCATGGCGCGGCCTCCGCGGTGACGCCAGCCGTCTTGCGTAAACTCGGCGCGGAAGTCATCGCGATCGCGTCCGAACCGAACGGCGTCAATATCAACTCGGGCGTCGGCTCGACGCATCCGGAACTTTTGCGCGAACGGGTGCTCGCCGAAGGAGCGGACGCGGGAGTCGCCAATGACGGCGATTCGGATCGTTGCCTTTTGATCGATGAAACCGGCGCGGTGTTGGACGGCGACCATATTTTGCTTTTGGCGGCGCAGCAGTTGAAATCGCAAAATAAGCTGAAAAATGACACGGTCGTCGCGACGGTCATGAGCAATATCGGTTTTAAAAAAGCGCTCGAAAAAATGGGTTTAAAGGCCGTTTTCACATCGGTCGGAGACCGGTACGTGCTGGAAGAAATGCGCGCCCATGATTATGTGCTCGGCGGCGAACAGTCGGGCCATGTCATTTTCCTCGACTACAATACGACCGGTGACGGCGTACTGACGGCGGTGCAGACGTTGGCGATCATGAAGCAGAGCGGCCGCAAACTTTCGGAATTGGCGCAACTGATGACCACGTATCCGCAGATTTTGCGCAATGTGCGCGTGTATGATAAAGAATCGTGGCAAGATAATCCGTTCATCATGGCGGCGATCGGCGAGGCGGAAGACGAACTCGGCGAAAACGGCCGCGTTTTGGTCCGCGCGTCCGGCACCGAACCGTTGTTGCGCGTGATGGCGGAAGGACCGGATCACGACCAACTCGAACGTATCGTGACGGATATCTGCACGATCATTCAACGCGAAATCGGCAGCGAAGAATAA
- a CDS encoding DUF1659 domain-containing protein: MALQKETVARRLALRVQYTDDKGAEKFRNLSFAHVAQDATDEHIYAAGKALAGLQSKPLDRVAKIETIVYTDGE; this comes from the coding sequence ATGGCATTACAGAAAGAAACGGTAGCACGGCGCCTGGCCCTGCGCGTGCAGTACACGGATGATAAGGGCGCGGAAAAATTTCGCAATTTGTCCTTCGCGCATGTCGCGCAGGACGCTACTGACGAACACATTTACGCCGCCGGCAAAGCGCTGGCGGGATTGCAATCCAAGCCGCTCGATCGTGTCGCTAAAATCGAAACGATCGTTTACACGGACGGCGAATAA
- a CDS encoding PFL family protein, whose product MLDIEDILATHRMFEENRLDVRTVTLGVSLLGCIDRNGETMCQKIYDHICRVAENLVPTAEAISREYGVPIINKRVAVTPISLIAEASDLTDYAPVAQALDRAAKTCGIDFLGGFSALVQNGITRGDQILLDSIPEALATTDRVCSSIGIGSTKSGINMDAVRQIGEIIKKTAALTADNDALGCAKLVAFCNPVEDNPFMAGAFHGVTQGDLAVHVGVSGPGVVKRALEEVRGESFDVVAETIKETAFMVTRVGQLVAQVAAERLHAPFGIIDLSLAPTSEIGDSVAKILEEMGLESCGAPGTTAALALLNDAVKKGGMMAASRVGGLSGAFIPVSEDLGMIEAVERGSLTLEKLEAMTCVCSVGLDMIAVPGDTSAATLSAILADEAAIGMINNKTTATRLIPVPGKKVGDLVEFGGLLGYAPVIAVNRFDASEFIARGGRIPAPVRSLTN is encoded by the coding sequence ATGCTGGATATTGAAGATATTTTAGCCACTCACCGCATGTTTGAGGAAAATCGTCTGGACGTGCGCACCGTTACGCTCGGCGTTTCCCTGCTCGGCTGCATCGACCGTAACGGCGAAACAATGTGTCAAAAAATCTACGATCACATTTGTCGCGTCGCGGAAAATCTCGTGCCGACCGCGGAGGCCATTTCCCGTGAATACGGCGTGCCGATCATTAACAAGCGCGTCGCCGTCACACCGATTTCACTCATCGCGGAAGCCAGCGACCTGACCGACTATGCGCCGGTCGCGCAGGCCTTGGACCGCGCCGCGAAAACGTGCGGCATTGATTTTCTCGGCGGGTTTTCCGCGCTGGTGCAAAACGGCATCACGCGCGGCGATCAAATTTTACTCGATTCCATTCCGGAAGCGCTGGCGACCACCGATCGCGTCTGCTCCTCCATCGGCATCGGCTCCACTAAATCGGGCATTAATATGGATGCCGTTCGACAAATCGGCGAAATCATCAAAAAAACGGCCGCTTTAACCGCCGACAACGACGCTTTGGGTTGCGCCAAGCTCGTGGCGTTCTGCAACCCGGTTGAAGATAATCCGTTCATGGCGGGCGCGTTCCACGGCGTAACGCAAGGCGATCTCGCCGTTCACGTCGGCGTCTCCGGTCCGGGCGTTGTCAAACGGGCGCTCGAAGAAGTGCGCGGCGAATCGTTTGATGTCGTTGCGGAAACGATCAAAGAGACGGCGTTCATGGTCACGCGCGTTGGTCAACTCGTCGCGCAGGTGGCGGCGGAGCGTCTGCACGCGCCGTTCGGCATCATCGACCTGTCGCTCGCGCCGACGAGTGAAATCGGTGACAGCGTCGCCAAAATCTTGGAAGAAATGGGCCTCGAAAGCTGCGGCGCGCCGGGCACGACGGCCGCGCTCGCGCTCTTAAATGACGCCGTGAAAAAAGGCGGCATGATGGCCGCCAGTCGTGTCGGCGGCCTCTCCGGCGCATTCATTCCCGTCAGCGAAGACCTCGGCATGATCGAAGCGGTTGAACGCGGCTCATTGACGCTGGAAAAATTGGAAGCGATGACCTGCGTCTGCTCGGTCGGTCTCGATATGATCGCCGTCCCCGGCGATACATCGGCCGCGACGCTTTCCGCGATTTTGGCGGATGAAGCGGCGATCGGCATGATCAATAACAAAACGACCGCGACTCGTTTGATCCCGGTGCCCGGTAAAAAAGTCGGCGACCTGGTCGAATTCGGCGGTCTGTTGGGATACGCGCCCGTCATAGCGGTGAATCGTTTCGACGCGTCGGAATTCATCGCCCGCGGCGGTCGTATTCCCGCGCCGGTGCGCAGTCTCACGAATTAA
- a CDS encoding CdaR family protein, which translates to MRKWLGGNWTAKLICFFVAVFLWVFIMNEQNPLVESSYELPVEVTHLNTSLVALDAPQSVHVKLRMQRNTMLQLRESDMKAVLDMTDANIGKNENMMLQLILPPGAEVMEQKPLNFTVNVDEMASKTIQVTAKVTGDPTDDHGGAVTAITPNVVTITGPSSLVSQVKTAQTVIHTTGRKADFDIVAAVALYDAQGNKVDGVTLAPENVLVKMKLTPLRVEKTLPLAVQTSGAPASGWRVDAIEIKPREVTLAGEKSQLDALSAWQLPAISVSGEAGEVIRQVEIPVPSNGTATPETAMVRVILKEE; encoded by the coding sequence ATGAGAAAATGGCTGGGCGGTAACTGGACGGCGAAACTCATCTGCTTTTTCGTGGCGGTGTTTCTCTGGGTGTTTATCATGAACGAGCAAAACCCGCTGGTGGAAAGCAGTTACGAACTGCCGGTCGAAGTGACGCATTTGAATACTTCATTGGTGGCGTTGGATGCGCCGCAGAGCGTACATGTCAAATTGCGCATGCAAAGAAACACGATGTTGCAGTTGCGTGAATCCGATATGAAGGCCGTGCTCGATATGACCGATGCGAATATCGGCAAAAATGAAAATATGATGTTACAATTGATACTGCCTCCGGGCGCGGAAGTCATGGAGCAAAAGCCGTTGAATTTCACGGTTAATGTGGATGAAATGGCCTCGAAGACCATCCAGGTGACGGCCAAAGTAACCGGCGATCCGACCGATGATCATGGCGGCGCGGTGACGGCGATCACCCCGAACGTGGTGACGATTACCGGTCCGTCGAGTCTTGTGTCCCAAGTGAAAACCGCGCAGACGGTGATCCATACCACGGGACGCAAAGCCGATTTTGATATCGTGGCGGCGGTCGCCTTATATGACGCGCAGGGCAATAAAGTGGACGGAGTCACTTTGGCGCCGGAAAATGTGCTCGTCAAAATGAAACTTACCCCGTTACGGGTCGAAAAAACATTACCTTTGGCGGTGCAGACCAGCGGCGCGCCGGCGAGCGGCTGGCGGGTAGACGCGATTGAAATCAAGCCGCGGGAAGTGACTCTCGCGGGGGAAAAATCGCAGTTGGACGCTCTTTCCGCCTGGCAGTTGCCGGCGATTTCGGTGAGCGGCGAGGCCGGCGAGGTTATCCGGCAGGTGGAAATTCCCGTGCCGAGCAACGGTACGGCGACACCGGAAACGGCCATGGTACGAGTGATTTTAAAAGAAGAATAA
- a CDS encoding DUF2922 domain-containing protein, with the protein MKTLQMIFTAGSTTGTLSLREPKDGLTLAAVQAVAQKIATDGVFADVNGKYSEFVKAQMIERTVTELA; encoded by the coding sequence ATGAAGACATTGCAAATGATTTTCACGGCGGGAAGTACGACCGGAACGCTCAGTCTGCGTGAGCCGAAAGACGGCTTGACGCTGGCTGCGGTACAGGCGGTCGCGCAAAAAATTGCGACCGACGGCGTATTCGCCGACGTGAACGGAAAGTATTCGGAATTTGTGAAAGCGCAAATGATCGAACGCACGGTGACCGAACTGGCGTAA
- the trpS gene encoding tryptophan--tRNA ligase encodes MDTIFSGIQPSGNLTLGNYLGALKNFIPFQDTHECYYCVVNQHAITAPQDPQLLHERTNQLAALYLAAGIDPHKATLFVQSEVPEHALLGWMMITLAYVGEMERMTQYKDKAKKQGESIPFGLMAYPALMVADILLYQAKLVPVGEDQRQHMELTRTMAERFNQRYGEVFTIPEMFTPKGGARVMSLQEPTSKMSKSDDNQTATIYLLDDDDAIARKIKRAQTDSENSIRYDRENKPGVSNLLSIHAAISGKTFDELETDYAGQGYGTLKKDVADLVVGELRPLRERYEELSGSPELDAILTAGAEKAHAKAHETYEKAIRAMGLYR; translated from the coding sequence ATGGATACTATTTTTTCGGGCATTCAGCCCAGCGGTAATCTCACGCTCGGGAACTATCTCGGCGCGTTGAAAAATTTTATTCCGTTTCAGGACACGCATGAATGCTACTATTGCGTTGTCAATCAGCACGCGATCACAGCGCCGCAGGATCCCCAGCTGCTGCACGAGCGCACCAACCAGTTGGCGGCCTTGTACCTGGCGGCGGGGATTGATCCTCATAAAGCGACGCTATTCGTTCAGTCGGAAGTGCCGGAACACGCGCTTTTGGGCTGGATGATGATTACCTTGGCCTATGTCGGCGAGATGGAACGCATGACGCAGTATAAAGACAAGGCGAAAAAACAGGGCGAATCCATTCCGTTCGGTTTGATGGCGTATCCCGCGCTCATGGTGGCGGATATTTTGCTGTACCAGGCGAAACTAGTGCCGGTCGGCGAAGATCAGCGCCAGCACATGGAACTCACGCGCACGATGGCGGAACGCTTCAACCAACGTTACGGCGAAGTGTTCACCATACCGGAAATGTTTACGCCGAAAGGCGGCGCGCGCGTCATGAGCCTGCAGGAACCGACGTCGAAAATGAGCAAATCGGACGACAACCAGACGGCGACGATCTATCTTTTGGACGATGACGACGCGATCGCGCGCAAAATCAAACGGGCGCAGACGGACAGTGAAAACTCGATCCGTTACGATCGGGAAAACAAGCCGGGCGTGTCCAATTTGCTTTCCATTCACGCGGCGATTTCGGGCAAAACCTTTGACGAACTCGAAACCGATTACGCGGGGCAAGGCTACGGCACATTGAAAAAAGATGTGGCGGACCTCGTCGTCGGCGAGTTGCGGCCGTTGCGCGAACGCTATGAAGAGCTTTCGGGCAGCCCCGAACTCGACGCGATTTTGACGGCGGGCGCGGAAAAAGCGCATGCCAAAGCGCATGAAACCTACGAAAAAGCCATTCGGGCGATGGGACTCTATCGCTGA
- a CDS encoding N-acetylmuramoyl-L-alanine amidase — protein sequence MSFWWLNPGHALHGVPDPGAVAADGTREADVVAVIAAAIAAGLRARGEQVTVRQDDDLAAVVAAANAAGANRFLSIHANAAATPEAHGAEVFIHPQAAAPTRLWAERIVRCGSERGRYFRHDDTLYRTADFAVLRETVMPAVLVETGFLTNDVERAWLKTDAAAWWTDVILASY from the coding sequence ATGAGTTTTTGGTGGTTGAACCCGGGGCATGCCTTACACGGCGTGCCCGATCCGGGCGCCGTCGCCGCTGACGGTACGCGGGAAGCCGATGTCGTAGCGGTAATCGCGGCGGCGATCGCGGCGGGTTTACGCGCGCGGGGAGAACAAGTCACCGTGCGGCAGGATGACGATCTTGCCGCGGTAGTTGCGGCCGCCAACGCGGCGGGGGCGAATCGTTTTCTCTCCATTCACGCCAATGCCGCCGCGACGCCTGAGGCGCACGGCGCGGAAGTTTTTATCCACCCGCAGGCCGCCGCGCCGACGCGACTTTGGGCGGAACGCATAGTTCGTTGCGGCAGTGAGCGCGGTCGTTATTTTCGCCATGACGACACGTTGTACCGCACCGCCGATTTCGCGGTGTTGCGCGAAACGGTCATGCCCGCGGTGTTGGTGGAAACCGGTTTTCTGACGAACGACGTCGAACGCGCCTGGTTAAAAACCGACGCGGCCGCCTGGTGGACGGACGTTATTTTGGCAAGTTATTGA
- a CDS encoding GIY-YIG nuclease family protein → MTEYQTYIVRCADGTLYTGIARDVTKRLAVHNAGDGAKYTRARRPVVLVWQSDVTDERTARRTEWYIKRLSRREKDALIDGDARVRAKIDAWLAARP, encoded by the coding sequence GTGACGGAATATCAGACCTACATCGTTCGCTGCGCCGACGGCACATTGTATACGGGCATCGCGCGCGACGTCACCAAGCGTCTTGCCGTGCATAACGCGGGCGACGGCGCGAAGTATACCCGCGCCCGCCGACCGGTCGTTTTGGTGTGGCAAAGCGATGTGACGGACGAACGCACCGCGCGGCGCACGGAATGGTACATTAAGCGATTATCCCGTCGCGAAAAAGACGCGTTGATCGACGGGGATGCGCGCGTGCGGGCGAAAATTGACGCGTGGTTGGCGGCGCGTCCGTAA